A single genomic interval of Alteromonas sp. CI.11.F.A3 harbors:
- a CDS encoding thymidine kinase has product MAQLYFYYSAMNAGKSTSLLQSAYNYRERGMHSLIYTAAFDDRYGVGKVTSRIGLQADAKLYGNDDDLYEAIKQDNEEKRLDCIFIDEAQFLTQVQVRQLIEVVDELDIPVLAYGLRTDFLGGTFEGSHYLLAWADKLFELKTVCHCGRKANFVVRLDEDGNAVTDGDQVQIGGNDRYESMCRKHFKELVWDKNKI; this is encoded by the coding sequence ATGGCTCAACTTTATTTTTATTACTCTGCAATGAACGCAGGAAAATCGACCTCTCTTTTACAATCAGCTTATAACTATCGCGAGAGAGGCATGCACTCTCTGATTTATACCGCTGCCTTTGATGACCGCTATGGCGTAGGAAAAGTAACCTCTAGAATTGGGTTACAAGCCGACGCAAAACTTTATGGCAATGATGACGATCTATATGAAGCCATTAAACAAGATAATGAAGAAAAGCGCTTAGATTGTATTTTCATTGATGAAGCACAGTTTCTAACACAAGTTCAAGTTCGTCAGTTAATAGAAGTGGTAGACGAATTAGATATCCCCGTTCTGGCTTACGGATTACGTACTGACTTTTTGGGTGGCACTTTCGAAGGAAGCCACTACCTTCTGGCTTGGGCTGATAAGTTGTTCGAACTTAAAACGGTTTGCCACTGTGGGCGCAAAGCGAACTTCGTGGTAAGGCTAGATGAAGACGGCAATGCGGTTACCGATGGAGATCAAGTACAAATTGGTGGCAACGATCGCTACGAGTCAATGTGCAGAAAGCATTTTAAAGAGTTGGTCTGGGATAAAAACAAAATTTAA
- a CDS encoding bifunctional diguanylate cyclase/phosphodiesterase: MKSFDKQRGSTSPIPITPQMQRDMVDMLNSNMFTGLVMTFVAFLGLTFGFGFDTEKAQNSKVLLFIAMSTVILLRFADGLFWLTRLKGTEYNVRPVKFRFAIGVYLASAVWALYSILLYSSMSPVELATTMVVLGAMAGGAASVLAPSKVFVFVYTTSLLVPISIRALFDDDRNFVVLGILGFIFCIGILVSSLRYHRFFFDTVSLRYKNNRLVEQMQADRKETAKINAMLRKSNEQLDDANANLEDEVEKRTADIFRLSNRDPLTNLLNRNGLFKQLNTLIESTKALDNNLAVLFIDLDGFKQVNDSLGHKVGDIVLAEIANRLAEYCEKDHLARWGGDEFVAVTPYATVHTAVAVAHAMRSGVTEPIIALENQITLDATIGIAIYPEHGNDTMTLIQQADLTMYDQKRKQRGTIGVFSEDLHEKIKSEQRLCEQLRHAIDKNAFTVHYQPIICADTQKLTSVEALLRWNCDGKVISPARFIPLAERTGLMPEIGAWVLNHACIDATEWPFEDDIALSVNVSISQLLDETFINTLDKVLASSNIAPSRLYLEITESVFANNVNAVANQIHNVKARGVKISIDDFGTGYSSLSRLQSMPCDFIKIDRSFVQNTNEGSDTIMRATMLIANEFGCKTIAEGIETLDQMNHIKTLGVDYIQGFLYAKPMPLSDLKTWYNENK; the protein is encoded by the coding sequence GTGAAAAGTTTTGATAAACAAAGAGGTTCAACCTCCCCTATTCCCATAACGCCGCAAATGCAGCGCGACATGGTAGATATGCTAAACAGTAATATGTTTACTGGTTTAGTCATGACCTTCGTTGCCTTTTTAGGCTTAACGTTCGGTTTCGGATTCGATACCGAAAAAGCCCAAAACTCAAAAGTATTGCTTTTTATCGCAATGAGCACGGTTATTCTTCTTCGGTTTGCGGATGGCCTTTTCTGGTTAACGAGATTAAAAGGCACCGAATATAATGTGCGACCTGTAAAATTTAGGTTCGCGATTGGCGTGTATTTAGCCTCTGCGGTATGGGCACTTTATTCAATACTTCTTTACTCCTCTATGTCCCCTGTAGAGTTAGCGACAACCATGGTTGTCTTAGGCGCGATGGCCGGTGGTGCAGCTTCAGTATTAGCGCCGAGTAAAGTTTTCGTTTTTGTCTACACCACGTCATTGCTTGTGCCCATATCAATTAGAGCCTTGTTTGACGATGATAGAAATTTTGTTGTTTTGGGTATATTGGGCTTTATTTTTTGTATCGGTATACTGGTTAGCTCCCTGCGTTACCACCGATTCTTTTTTGACACCGTATCGCTGAGGTATAAGAACAACCGTCTTGTCGAGCAGATGCAAGCCGATAGAAAAGAGACGGCCAAAATTAACGCCATGCTGCGTAAATCTAACGAGCAGTTAGATGATGCTAATGCCAATTTAGAAGATGAAGTTGAGAAACGTACCGCCGATATTTTTCGATTATCTAATAGAGATCCGCTAACTAATTTACTGAACAGAAACGGTCTGTTCAAACAGTTAAATACTCTCATTGAAAGCACCAAAGCGCTTGATAATAACCTTGCGGTTTTGTTTATCGATTTAGATGGTTTTAAGCAGGTAAACGATAGTTTAGGGCATAAGGTCGGCGATATTGTACTTGCAGAAATTGCTAACCGACTTGCCGAATACTGCGAAAAAGATCATCTTGCCAGATGGGGAGGTGATGAATTTGTTGCGGTAACTCCCTACGCAACCGTTCATACCGCAGTGGCCGTTGCCCATGCTATGCGTAGCGGAGTCACAGAGCCTATCATAGCTTTAGAAAACCAAATCACACTAGATGCCACTATCGGCATTGCGATATACCCTGAGCATGGCAATGACACCATGACGCTTATTCAACAAGCTGACTTGACCATGTACGATCAAAAACGCAAACAACGGGGCACTATCGGCGTTTTTAGTGAAGACTTACATGAAAAAATAAAGAGCGAACAGCGACTTTGTGAGCAATTAAGACATGCCATAGATAAAAACGCGTTTACTGTGCACTACCAACCTATTATTTGCGCCGATACACAAAAGCTAACATCGGTTGAAGCGCTACTGCGTTGGAATTGTGATGGCAAAGTAATCTCACCAGCGCGCTTTATTCCCCTAGCTGAGCGCACAGGGTTAATGCCTGAAATAGGCGCATGGGTGTTAAACCATGCCTGTATAGATGCAACCGAATGGCCATTCGAAGATGACATCGCGTTATCTGTGAATGTATCTATTAGTCAGTTGCTTGATGAAACCTTCATTAATACGCTGGATAAGGTGCTAGCGTCTTCCAATATTGCCCCTTCCCGCCTTTACTTGGAAATAACAGAAAGCGTGTTCGCCAACAATGTTAATGCGGTTGCAAACCAAATACATAACGTTAAGGCGCGGGGCGTTAAGATATCAATCGATGACTTTGGTACAGGGTACTCTTCCTTAAGCAGATTGCAGTCAATGCCGTGTGATTTTATAAAAATTGATCGCTCATTTGTACAGAATACCAATGAAGGTAGTGATACTATTATGCGCGCAACCATGCTCATCGCAAACGAGTTTGGTTGTAAGACTATTGCTGAGGGCATTGAAACCTTAGACCAAATGAACCACATCAAGACCCTAGGTGTGGATTATATCCAAGGCTTTCTTTACGCTAAACCAATGCCATTGAGCGACCTTAAAACCTGGTATAACGAAAACAAATAA
- a CDS encoding acyl-CoA dehydrogenase, producing the protein MSIRTSLKKVLPPISVTEQEALDAGDVWIESSIYQGKPDMQALRDIPQAKLSAEEQAFMDGPVSELLGMIDDFELNNGDHIPQDVLDFLGKNRFFSMIIPKKFGGLEFSPYANSTIVATIAAKSGAIAVTVMVPNSLGPGELLMHYGTTAQQDYWLPRLSDGRDIPCFALTSPEAGSDAGAIPDAAIVTKGEYNGEEVLGLRISWDKRYITLAPIATVLGLAFKVFDPEQLLGDKLELGITCALLPKSHPGVELGNRHDPMGVRFYNGTTRGQDVFIPMEFIIGGQKNIGRGWQMLVACLGAGRGISLPAMGVATAQSAFKGTVEYSFVREQFGVPIGRFEGIQEKMADIAGKTFLLEAMRVLTTEGLGLGVKPSVVTAIAKYHMTELGRDVMNSAMDIQAGKAIQRGPQNTLAGGYAALPIAITVEGANILTRNLMIFGQGAMRCHPYLKDMVDLIHSNESSADKEFNKVLRKTVGFSVKNAFRSFGKGYLPFLRGSESALPEVRKYEKRVNSISAKLAPLADLSLAVLGGDLKKAELLSARLGDVMSYLYGAMAAIRFYEQRIEDRKLALPYFEYAMQWSLQQADQAIVNFINNFPNTPTRGLMRLLTNTYSNSVAGISDDLVRELSMASMQDNSVKAQLTHLVRVSPGDGNDINEQAFKAKHAVAHLLGKVQKALRKEPVVPFISFEHALNKLQEKGVINAEEAAQLHDYNEKRQLAVRVDEYTFDMELLPATETLRAIDGGKNAA; encoded by the coding sequence ATGAGTATTAGAACTAGCTTAAAAAAAGTGTTACCACCAATTTCTGTAACCGAGCAGGAAGCGTTAGACGCGGGTGACGTTTGGATTGAATCTTCTATTTATCAGGGTAAACCTGATATGCAGGCACTTCGTGATATTCCTCAAGCAAAATTGAGCGCTGAAGAGCAAGCATTTATGGACGGCCCAGTATCAGAATTACTGGGTATGATTGATGATTTCGAGTTAAACAACGGCGATCACATTCCTCAAGACGTTTTAGACTTCTTAGGTAAGAACCGTTTCTTCTCAATGATCATTCCTAAAAAATTTGGTGGTCTTGAGTTTAGCCCGTACGCTAACTCAACGATTGTTGCCACTATAGCGGCAAAATCTGGTGCAATCGCAGTAACCGTTATGGTACCTAACTCATTAGGTCCGGGTGAGTTGCTTATGCATTATGGTACGACTGCCCAACAAGATTACTGGTTACCACGCCTTTCTGATGGTCGTGATATCCCGTGTTTTGCCCTAACTAGCCCAGAAGCAGGTTCAGATGCCGGTGCTATTCCTGATGCCGCTATCGTCACTAAAGGCGAGTACAACGGCGAAGAAGTACTTGGTCTTCGTATCAGCTGGGACAAGCGTTATATTACGCTAGCGCCAATTGCTACCGTACTTGGCTTGGCATTTAAAGTATTCGATCCAGAGCAATTACTTGGTGACAAACTAGAGCTAGGTATTACCTGTGCCCTACTGCCTAAGTCTCACCCTGGTGTAGAGCTTGGTAACCGTCACGACCCTATGGGCGTGCGCTTTTATAACGGTACAACTCGTGGCCAAGATGTATTTATTCCTATGGAATTTATTATCGGTGGTCAGAAAAATATCGGTCGCGGTTGGCAGATGCTAGTAGCGTGTCTTGGTGCAGGTCGTGGTATTTCACTTCCAGCGATGGGCGTTGCAACAGCACAATCTGCATTCAAAGGTACGGTTGAGTATTCATTTGTACGTGAGCAGTTCGGTGTGCCGATTGGTCGCTTCGAAGGTATTCAAGAGAAGATGGCAGACATCGCGGGTAAGACTTTCTTATTGGAAGCCATGCGTGTACTTACCACTGAAGGCTTAGGCTTAGGTGTTAAACCATCGGTTGTTACCGCTATTGCTAAATATCACATGACCGAACTTGGTCGTGATGTGATGAACTCGGCTATGGATATTCAAGCAGGTAAAGCGATTCAGCGCGGCCCGCAAAATACCCTTGCCGGTGGATATGCAGCACTTCCTATTGCCATTACGGTTGAAGGTGCAAACATTCTTACTCGTAATCTAATGATTTTCGGTCAAGGCGCAATGCGTTGCCACCCATACTTGAAAGACATGGTTGACCTTATTCACAGCAACGAAAGTTCTGCTGATAAAGAATTCAACAAAGTGTTACGTAAAACTGTTGGTTTTAGTGTTAAGAATGCATTCCGCAGTTTTGGTAAAGGTTACCTACCTTTCCTACGCGGTTCAGAGTCTGCATTGCCTGAAGTACGTAAGTATGAAAAGCGTGTAAACAGCATTTCAGCTAAACTAGCGCCTCTTGCTGACTTGTCACTAGCAGTACTTGGCGGAGACCTTAAGAAGGCTGAGTTACTTTCAGCCCGTCTGGGTGATGTGATGAGCTACCTTTACGGTGCAATGGCAGCCATTCGTTTTTACGAGCAGCGCATTGAAGACCGTAAACTTGCACTACCGTATTTCGAATACGCTATGCAATGGTCATTACAACAAGCTGATCAGGCAATTGTTAACTTCATCAACAATTTCCCGAACACACCGACGCGTGGCCTAATGCGCTTACTGACCAACACTTACTCAAACAGTGTTGCAGGTATCAGCGATGACCTAGTACGTGAATTGTCTATGGCATCTATGCAAGACAACAGTGTGAAAGCGCAGCTTACTCACTTAGTTCGCGTTAGCCCAGGTGATGGTAACGATATTAACGAACAAGCGTTTAAAGCGAAACATGCGGTTGCACACCTGTTAGGTAAAGTGCAAAAAGCCCTTCGCAAAGAGCCAGTAGTGCCGTTTATCTCGTTTGAACACGCACTAAACAAGCTTCAAGAAAAAGGTGTTATTAATGCCGAAGAAGCTGCACAGTTGCATGATTACAACGAAAAACGCCAATTGGCGGTTCGTGTTGATGAGTACACTTTCGACATGGAACTATTGCCAGCAACTGAGACGTTGCGCGCAATCGATGGCGGAAAAAACGCGGCTTAG
- a CDS encoding efflux RND transporter permease subunit, which yields MQETSSNTSRWFASPKLTICVVIVAMLVAIVGAKNLYFRGDYKVFFEPDNPQRLAFEEMQNIFNKSENVAFMVVPDDDNVFKPSTLSLVVELTEAAWQLPLSTRVESISNFQYTYAEDDDLIVEDLITTGSLSNSEITDIKNVLDSTPELTGRLVSYPGDVLVVNTTIQLPDGDQTKEVIEIATAATALKQQLEEKYPGHTIYLTGMVVMNDAFAVAAQQDASTLIPLMFFLIIVMIGVIVRSVFAALATLLVVIVSIATSIGVSGWLGMFLSTATVNAPTMITTLAVADCIHIIVGVQYFLGRGLTNANAINESLRINTKPIIITSVTTAIGFLMLNFSAVPVLSDLGNMTAFGVMLACVLSLWFLPALLLLKPLKVKTTKNNKIFERLGNRVTSNYRALLPICAVVIVGISFFATNNELNDVAVKYFDDRSTFGQAVEINEEKLGGMSNIDFVIYSDTPYGATEPDFLARVELLTKWLRDKEDVHHVLSFADTLKRLNKNMHGDDDTYYRLPEDGELASQYVLLYEMSLPFGLDLSNQLDIDKSAMRIIAVIDNLGSKDLTALESDAKAYFKSLGSDNRLEAASPPLMFAHIGDRNMESMVKGSIYALVLISVLILFALRSWRLGLVSLFTNLLPAAIGFGVWGLISGQINMALSVVISMTMGIIVDDTVHFLSKYQSARLTRKSVKESVLYAFNTVGMALTTTTIVLTVGFSVLASSSFMLNAHMGILTIIIIVAALAVDLIFLPALLMWLDKDETPLPEKNSEIH from the coding sequence ATGCAAGAAACATCATCGAACACATCAAGGTGGTTTGCGTCACCAAAGTTAACTATCTGTGTGGTTATTGTTGCGATGTTAGTAGCGATAGTCGGTGCCAAAAATTTATACTTTAGGGGCGACTACAAAGTATTTTTTGAGCCTGACAATCCGCAACGACTTGCCTTTGAAGAAATGCAGAACATATTTAATAAAAGCGAAAATGTCGCTTTTATGGTGGTGCCCGACGACGATAATGTGTTTAAACCGTCTACCTTATCTTTAGTTGTTGAGCTTACAGAAGCTGCATGGCAACTCCCTCTTTCTACCCGCGTGGAGTCCATATCTAACTTCCAATACACCTACGCCGAAGATGACGATCTTATTGTAGAAGACTTAATTACCACGGGTTCGCTCTCGAATTCAGAAATAACGGATATTAAAAATGTACTTGATAGTACCCCTGAACTAACCGGAAGGTTAGTATCGTACCCAGGAGATGTTTTGGTAGTGAATACGACCATTCAACTACCTGACGGCGACCAAACGAAAGAAGTAATCGAAATCGCCACGGCTGCCACTGCATTAAAGCAGCAGTTAGAGGAAAAATACCCCGGCCACACTATCTACCTTACCGGTATGGTTGTAATGAACGATGCCTTTGCGGTGGCTGCACAGCAAGACGCAAGTACGCTTATTCCCCTCATGTTTTTCCTTATCATTGTCATGATAGGCGTGATTGTTCGTTCCGTGTTTGCAGCCCTTGCCACATTATTAGTGGTCATTGTATCTATTGCCACATCCATTGGTGTATCTGGCTGGCTTGGTATGTTCCTAAGTACCGCTACGGTAAATGCCCCCACCATGATAACCACGCTGGCAGTGGCTGACTGTATCCACATCATTGTGGGTGTGCAGTACTTTCTTGGGCGCGGCCTCACTAACGCTAATGCGATCAATGAAAGCTTAAGAATTAATACTAAGCCTATTATTATCACCAGTGTTACCACGGCGATTGGCTTTTTAATGCTGAACTTTTCTGCCGTTCCTGTCTTGTCCGATTTAGGTAACATGACTGCATTTGGTGTAATGCTCGCTTGTGTATTATCGCTTTGGTTCCTGCCTGCTTTATTGCTATTGAAGCCGCTAAAAGTGAAGACAACAAAAAATAATAAGATCTTCGAGCGATTGGGAAATAGAGTCACATCGAATTACCGAGCTCTGTTACCCATTTGTGCGGTAGTGATTGTGGGCATCAGTTTTTTTGCTACCAATAACGAGTTAAATGATGTTGCAGTGAAGTACTTCGACGATAGAAGTACGTTTGGCCAAGCGGTGGAAATAAATGAAGAGAAGCTTGGTGGTATGTCTAACATCGACTTCGTCATTTATTCTGATACCCCTTATGGTGCTACAGAACCTGACTTTTTAGCGCGAGTAGAATTACTCACTAAATGGCTGCGCGATAAAGAAGACGTTCATCATGTGCTGTCATTTGCCGATACATTAAAACGGTTAAATAAAAATATGCATGGTGATGACGATACTTATTATCGATTACCAGAAGATGGGGAGCTGGCCTCGCAGTATGTTTTGCTGTACGAAATGTCGCTGCCATTTGGTCTAGACTTAAGCAATCAGTTAGATATTGATAAATCGGCAATGAGAATTATCGCCGTTATTGATAACTTAGGCAGTAAAGATTTAACCGCATTAGAGTCTGATGCCAAAGCGTATTTTAAAAGCCTTGGCAGCGACAACCGTCTGGAAGCCGCAAGTCCGCCTTTAATGTTTGCGCATATTGGCGATCGAAATATGGAAAGTATGGTAAAGGGCTCTATTTATGCCTTAGTCCTTATTTCTGTTTTGATATTGTTCGCGTTACGTTCGTGGCGACTGGGGTTGGTAAGCTTGTTTACTAATTTGCTACCCGCCGCTATCGGGTTTGGCGTTTGGGGGTTAATCTCTGGCCAAATTAATATGGCACTGTCGGTGGTTATCAGTATGACCATGGGCATTATTGTTGATGATACAGTGCACTTCTTGTCAAAGTATCAGTCGGCGAGGCTGACCCGTAAGTCGGTTAAAGAAAGTGTACTTTATGCATTTAATACGGTTGGAATGGCACTGACCACAACCACAATCGTGCTGACAGTCGGCTTTAGTGTGCTAGCGTCTTCAAGCTTTATGCTGAATGCACATATGGGCATTTTAACCATTATAATTATCGTCGCGGCTTTGGCCGTCGACCTTATTTTCCTACCCGCGTTGTTAATGTGGTTGGATAAAGATGAAACCCCGTTACCGGAGAAGAATAGTGAGATACATTAG
- a CDS encoding outer membrane lipoprotein-sorting protein, with protein sequence MRYISLVLLASFISITTFNGVAAESEPSAKGLEIAQERKARDRGWNNSEAKILMVLRNAQGQEATRKLNVKSMELTDDGDKALTVFQSPRDVKGTAFLSFSHVFDADEQWIFLPALKRVKRIASRNKSGPFVGSEFAFEDMTSFEVEKFSYSYVGDETINGEACFVLEQVPQYDYSGYTLQKVWIDKSHYRVHKVEFYDKKGALLKVLELKDYELYKEKYWRPIRSEMTNVQTRKSTSLITESLIFDTDLSESDFDKNSLKRAR encoded by the coding sequence GTGAGATACATTAGCCTTGTTTTACTGGCGTCGTTCATATCTATCACCACATTTAATGGCGTTGCCGCCGAGAGTGAGCCTAGCGCAAAGGGACTGGAAATAGCGCAAGAGCGAAAAGCGAGAGATCGTGGGTGGAATAATTCAGAGGCCAAAATCTTAATGGTACTGCGCAATGCGCAAGGCCAAGAAGCAACCCGTAAACTCAACGTGAAATCGATGGAGTTAACCGATGATGGTGATAAAGCACTAACGGTTTTTCAATCGCCTCGGGATGTAAAAGGGACTGCATTTTTGAGCTTCTCCCATGTTTTCGATGCTGATGAACAGTGGATATTTCTTCCTGCTTTAAAACGGGTAAAGCGTATCGCGTCTAGAAACAAGAGTGGGCCATTTGTCGGCAGTGAGTTTGCTTTTGAAGACATGACATCATTCGAAGTAGAGAAATTTTCTTATTCCTATGTGGGTGACGAGACGATTAATGGTGAAGCCTGCTTTGTATTAGAGCAAGTTCCTCAATATGACTATTCAGGTTATACGCTGCAAAAAGTATGGATTGATAAGTCTCACTACCGTGTACATAAAGTTGAGTTTTACGATAAGAAAGGGGCGCTACTAAAGGTGCTTGAGCTAAAAGATTACGAGCTTTATAAAGAGAAATACTGGCGTCCTATTCGCAGCGAGATGACGAACGTACAAACGCGTAAGTCTACGTCGCTAATTACAGAAAGCTTAATTTTTGATACCGACTTGTCAGAATCAGATTTTGACAAAAACAGTTTAAAAAGAGCGCGGTAA
- a CDS encoding outer membrane beta-barrel protein codes for MKQFVVGFIALFSMFNAHSASTHYGIASVGFSDFEFTNVENSGLAYSVAFGRQIHRQWYAEVGYLNLTNDSEGDTELSGDALYLAVLGKANSQYGELYYKLGIANADIASTRYCGNSALLGDACSFDEGVVAGIAGLGFDYHVGLKSMVRLEYIYLGGEDDLSTHLVSLGFRYNF; via the coding sequence ATGAAGCAGTTTGTCGTTGGTTTTATTGCGCTTTTTTCAATGTTTAACGCACATAGTGCTTCTACTCATTATGGTATCGCGTCAGTTGGGTTTAGTGATTTTGAGTTCACAAATGTCGAAAATAGCGGGCTAGCTTACAGTGTTGCTTTTGGACGCCAAATCCACAGGCAGTGGTATGCAGAAGTGGGTTACCTTAATTTAACTAATGATAGCGAAGGTGATACCGAGCTTTCGGGTGACGCGCTTTACCTTGCTGTACTTGGAAAGGCAAATAGTCAGTATGGGGAGCTGTATTACAAATTAGGGATTGCTAACGCTGATATCGCAAGTACGCGCTACTGTGGAAACTCAGCTTTGTTAGGTGATGCATGCTCATTTGATGAGGGTGTGGTTGCAGGTATTGCTGGCCTTGGGTTTGATTATCATGTTGGTCTAAAATCTATGGTGCGACTGGAATATATTTACTTAGGCGGGGAGGACGACCTCTCAACGCATTTAGTGTCTTTGGGCTTTCGCTACAATTTTTAA
- a CDS encoding DUF3081 family protein: MKNELDSKFLLQVFEKIRTNGDKKEDQYHLNGIVAYTDLDGYTLFIEDKNCKLQFGFHNQYHFDYEKDDHFQTFEKKLKQIDKEYGAN; the protein is encoded by the coding sequence ATGAAAAATGAATTAGACAGTAAATTTCTGTTACAGGTGTTTGAAAAAATCCGAACTAACGGTGATAAGAAAGAAGACCAGTATCATCTGAATGGTATTGTTGCGTACACCGACCTCGATGGTTACACGCTATTTATTGAAGATAAAAATTGTAAACTGCAATTTGGTTTCCATAATCAATATCACTTTGATTATGAAAAAGACGATCACTTTCAAACTTTTGAGAAAAAGTTGAAGCAGATAGATAAAGAGTACGGCGCTAACTAA
- the lpxL gene encoding LpxL/LpxP family Kdo(2)-lipid IV(A) lauroyl/palmitoleoyl acyltransferase has protein sequence MAAAIKAPKFKLSFLTPKFWPVWLGVFLLYIITWLPLPVIRFIGGGAGKLIAKIVPKRVRVAKRNLELWNPSLSESEVQALLKENVRRTGMALFETAMGWWWPDWRVKKAIEIEGAEHVEAAIASDHGVFGMALHNMNLEFACRGIGYFHPSIAFYRKHNNPLVDYLQYHGRNRSNKYMIDKRNAKALLMALEDKELCLYLPDQDYGPKQSVFVPFGGVAETATTTATLMFIRRSTSIPMIITSQYTAKGYKIKIYPPLTHLGDMDDVAALTELNTHIDKAIKEQPESYLWMHKRFKTRPSKDTPSLY, from the coding sequence TTGGCTGCGGCAATTAAGGCTCCTAAATTCAAACTGTCTTTTCTTACTCCAAAATTTTGGCCAGTATGGCTAGGAGTATTCCTTCTTTACATCATCACTTGGCTCCCTCTACCAGTCATACGATTTATTGGTGGTGGTGCAGGTAAACTGATTGCGAAAATCGTTCCTAAGCGCGTGCGCGTGGCAAAGCGAAACCTTGAACTTTGGAACCCTTCATTATCAGAGTCAGAAGTGCAGGCACTATTAAAGGAAAACGTGCGTAGAACCGGTATGGCGTTATTTGAAACGGCTATGGGGTGGTGGTGGCCTGATTGGCGAGTGAAAAAGGCCATAGAAATTGAGGGTGCAGAGCATGTTGAAGCGGCCATAGCCAGCGATCATGGAGTTTTTGGTATGGCACTGCACAATATGAATCTTGAATTTGCATGCAGGGGAATTGGTTATTTCCACCCAAGCATCGCCTTCTATAGAAAGCATAATAATCCGCTAGTCGACTATTTACAGTACCACGGTCGTAACCGCTCAAATAAGTACATGATTGATAAGCGAAATGCCAAGGCCTTATTAATGGCCTTGGAAGACAAAGAGCTTTGCTTGTACCTTCCAGATCAAGATTACGGACCAAAACAAAGCGTGTTCGTCCCCTTTGGTGGGGTCGCTGAAACCGCGACCACTACTGCTACGCTGATGTTTATTCGTCGCTCTACCAGTATACCCATGATAATTACGTCTCAGTACACTGCGAAAGGTTACAAGATCAAAATATACCCACCATTGACGCATTTAGGGGATATGGACGATGTTGCTGCATTAACGGAATTGAACACCCATATCGACAAGGCCATTAAAGAACAGCCTGAAAGTTACTTGTGGATGCACAAACGGTTTAAAACCAGACCCAGTAAAGACACCCCGTCATTGTACTAA
- a CDS encoding TcpQ domain-containing protein, protein MAKKGYSNTLFWARHVALAFVLIVIAGVMIYLQQNNSDDVPSGKPVEEKSVAKGLSEFYREFRMSSTDPVKEEQGNFVIETGGVDPQLDSRLESMSSLNTTVDTSWTGEQKYRTFKEGSTLREAISTFAQAEGMQLIWNLEQDFIIKHQFQLDNTVAGSLAKIASAIDSSFEGQVNAYLCPEQRSLVVTAEETDFLATRCTLVR, encoded by the coding sequence ATGGCTAAAAAAGGTTATTCAAATACATTATTTTGGGCGCGTCACGTAGCGCTGGCATTCGTATTGATAGTGATTGCGGGTGTGATGATTTATTTGCAACAAAATAACAGTGATGACGTTCCTTCTGGTAAACCTGTTGAAGAAAAGTCGGTGGCAAAGGGATTGAGCGAGTTTTACCGCGAATTTAGAATGTCTTCCACCGATCCAGTAAAAGAAGAACAGGGGAATTTTGTCATCGAAACTGGTGGCGTTGATCCCCAGCTTGATAGCAGACTAGAGAGCATGTCCAGCTTAAATACGACAGTAGATACTAGCTGGACTGGCGAGCAAAAATACCGCACCTTTAAAGAAGGGAGTACGCTGCGAGAAGCTATCTCTACTTTTGCGCAAGCGGAAGGAATGCAGCTGATATGGAATTTAGAGCAAGACTTCATAATCAAACATCAGTTTCAGTTAGATAATACGGTAGCCGGTTCGTTGGCAAAAATTGCTAGCGCTATCGACAGTAGCTTCGAAGGGCAAGTGAATGCCTATCTATGCCCCGAGCAACGTTCCTTAGTAGTGACCGCTGAAGAAACCGACTTTTTAGCTACCCGATGTACTCTAGTTCGTTGA